The genomic interval TTGGAGAACAGCTCGGCCTGCTTCTGCTGGTAGGCCTCGTCGATGGCCGCGCGCTGCGCCTGGTATTCCTCGCTCTGGAACACGGCCGGCAGCGCCGCCTTGAGATCCTCGACCAGCGTGCGCATCGCGCCCTGGAAGGCCGGCGCCCGGCCGGCCGGCAGCGCGATGGCGATCGGCTTGTGCGGCTCCTTGAAATTGTTGACGTAGATCCAGTCGACCGGCTTGGCGCGTTCGCGGGCGGCGCTCTTCAGCGTCGAGATCACCGCCTCGCGGGCGATCCGCTCGTTCGAGCCGACGACGAACAGGTTGAAGCCGGTCCGCTCCAGCCGCGTGGCGACCTCGAGCGCGTCGAGCGCCCGGCGCTGGCCGACAAGGCCCTCCAGCGGCTCCAGATCGTCCGTGGTGTCGAACGCCAGGCCCGACAGGTCCGCCGGCCGGCGCAGCTCTGCGGCGGCGACCGGAGCAGGCAGTGCCGGCTGCTCGGGATGACCGGCGGACGGCAGGCCGGCGAGCGGCAGGTCGGTCTCGGGCAAGGGTCCCATCCTTTCGGTTCGACAGCAGGTCGGGCAGCGCCTACGGTAGCAACTGCGCCGGGACGCGTCATACGAAGTTTTGCATAGCCGCGCCAAGGCCCTGCGGGCTCCGGATTGATCGGCGTCAATGAAACGGTGCGCCCCGCGGCCGATGGTTGCACCGACACACCGGAGGGGTCCATTCCATGTCGATTACCACCATCCTCGTCCATGTCGAGACGGACGCGAACGCCCGCTCGCGCCTCGAGTTCGCCGCCGCCATGGCCAGGGACCACGATGCCAGCCTCATCGGCTTTGCCGGCGCCGGGGTCCAGCCCGTGATCACCGGCGACGGCATGTATCCGATCGACGGCGTCTACTGGCAGCAGATGCGCGAGGAGGTCGAGGCCGCGCTGCACCAGGCCCGGGAGCTGTTCCTGTCGGTAGCCAGCGGCGGCTTCGAGGCTTCCTGGCGCCAGGACCTCGCAGGTCCCGGCGTCGGCCTCGCCCGTGCCGCGGCGGCGGCCGACCTGGTCGTGTCGGGCACACCGCAAGGCGCCTCGGTTTCCGACGTCTTCCGCCGTGCCGATCCCGGCAGCCTTGTCCTCGGCACGGGCCGGCCAGTACTGTTCGCCGCCGAGGGCGCCGTCTACCGGCGGCCGAAGACCGCCGTGGTCGCGTGGAAGGACACGATCGAGGCCCGCCGAGCCGTCTCGGCCGCCCTGCCCTGCCTGCGGCCGGCCGAACGAGTACTCGTCGCCGCCGTCGGCACCGGCGACCCTGACAGCCTCTCCGACGTCGTCCGCCTGCTGATGCGGCACGGCGTCAGGGCCGAGGCGAAGGCCGTCGGCGAGGCGGACGCGCCGGAGGAGGAACTGGTCGAACTCGCCCTGCGCGAAGGCGCCGACCTGATAGTCAGCGGCGCCTACGGCCATAGCCGCCTGCGCGAATGGGCCTTCGGCGGCTTTACCCGCACGCTGCTCGACGACGACCGTCTCAACCGGCTGATGATGGGCTGAACGAAGCGCGGCGGGCCAGCGAGCAGCCGGCGGCTAAGGGACGATGACGATCTCGGTCGAGGCCTTGCCGTTGGCCTCGATCAGTTCGAACAGGGCGCGCGCATTGTCCGGATGCAGCCGTACGCAGCCGTGCGAGGCCGGCCGGCCGAGGTTGCGGATTTCCGTCGTGCCGTGGATCGCGTAGCCGCCCTTGAAGAAAATCGAATAGGGCATCGGCGCGTAGTCGTAGATGGTCGAGTACCAGACCCGCGCCAGGCGCGTCGGCCGGTAGCGACCGGTCGGCGTGCGGTAGCCGCGGCGCGCCGTCGACACCGGCCAGGTGTGAACCAGGCGACCGCCGACGCTGACCTGCATTTCCTGGTCGGACAGGTCGATGTGCACCAGCACCGAGGCCGCCAGCGCCCGCATCGGCGCGACGGTAGCCATCAGCATGACGGCAGCGATGAGCCAGACCGCCATGGCGACCCGCCGGCGAAGGCCCCGCGCGGGGCCGACAGCCTTCAGGCAAGGCCCGCCGCTTCCTGGCAGTCCCGTTCGCGGCCGCGCACCACCCGCCTGCCCTTCATCGGTCCGTGCGATTCCGTTACCACCGTGCATCTGCCTTCCCCATGCCCTTCCTGCTGAAAATAGATCACCACCCAATCGTGGGTCCTGTCGAGTTGATGGGCAAGCTTGGTGTTGGAATACAGCGCGGTGAAGTGCCAGTCGTCGTGGCGCGCGTGCAGCACCGGCAGCCAGGCCTCGCCGGTCGGGTTGAACCGCTTCGGGGCGATCTTGCGCAGCGTCCCGGCCGCCGCGCGCGTGCGGTACATGTCGTCCACCTGCAGCAGGAGTCCGACGTTCGGCTGCGGCACATCGCCCCCCTGGCTGCGTAGCGCCGGCCGGCCCAGCCGTTCGGCGAGGATGGCGGTGATCGCCTCGCGCCGCCGCGGCCCGAGCCCCTTCAGCGGCGCAGCTTCAAGGTGCAGCGCCGCCTCCAGGTCCTCCAGCGTCTCCAGGTGCAACTCGCCGGCCAGACGTTCGGCCAGCTTCGGACCGATGCCCGGGATGGTCTGGAACAACTTTTCGGGCGACAGCTCGCCCGACAGCCGCTCCAACTGCGCCCAGCGCCCGCTCGCGACCATCTCGGCGATGGCACCGGCGATACCCTTGCCGACGCCCGGCAGGGCGATCAGGCCGGCGCGGCCTTCCTCGTCGAGGATCTCCCCGACCGGACGGTCGAGGGCTGCGACCGTGTCGGCCGCGCGCCGGTAGGCCTTCTCGCGAAAGCCGTCGGCACCCTGCTGTTCGAGCAGGTCGGCATAGGCACGCAGCTTCGCCGCGACCGCCAGGTTGCCCGCGACTACCTCACGCCCCCGGCCGTCTGGCCGCTCGGCACCGTCGTCCCGGCCCTGTGTGCCCGCCCGAGGCATCGCGTCGCCCTCGCCTTCCCTCCTGTGCGGCGCCTCAGCCGACGACCGCAACGCTCGCCGCGTAGGGGCCCTTGTCGCCGCTCTCCTCGCGGAAGCGCACCTTCGTGTCGACCTTGAGCGCGGTCCAGTCTCCTGCGGTCATCGAATCGCGGCCGAAATAGACTTCGCGGCCGTCGTCGGCACGGATGAAGCCGTAGCCCTCGCCCTCGAACAGGCGGTCGATGGTGCCGTGCAGGACCGGCGCATGGTGCTTGACCTCGACCGCACCCATCTTGCGCTCCTGCTCCTTCAGCTCGCGCCGGGCGGCGTCGAAGACCTTGTGGATCGCCAGATTGAGGTCTTCAGCCGCTTCGCTGCGGCCGAGGCTGCGCGACACGTGGATGTCCGGCCCGGGCACATGCACCGTCAGGTGGACCTTGAACTCGCGCCCGGTGACATGCGTCTTCTGCGGCGCGTCGATGACCACGTCGCAGCTGACGATGCGCGGATGGTACTTCTGCAGTTCCTCGATCCGGCGATGGATGTGTTCCTCCACTTCCGGCGTGCGCTCCAGATGGCGAAAGGTGATGTTCGGCGGCGACTGCATGTGTGTCCTCCCTGCGGTTGGCCCATGTCGCGGGGCAGCATCCCGCGATGCGTGGCGCCCCTTTGTGGACAAATGTGCCCCCATGCGGCCAGGACCACATTGACCGGTATCAAGCCCCGAAATCGATCAGCGCGCCGACTGCCGCCTCCTCTCCCGTTCCTGCAGCGCCAGCAGATAGGCGACCACGTCGGCCTTCTCGTGATCGAACAGGCGGAAGGTCGTCATCGGGAAGTGGTCTTCCTCCAGGAAACGCTCGAAATAGGCGCGGTCGCGGCCGGGGATCATGACGATGTCCTCGTAGGGCGGCGCCAAGTCCGGATCCGGCTCCTGATCCGCGCGCAGATGGCACATCCGGCACCATTGCTCGACGACCGCCTCGCCACGCCGGGCCGCCTCGTCGGCGCCGGCCGGCGCTGCGACGACCAGCAAGGCGAGCGAACCCGCCACGAGCGCTGCGATCCCTCCGGCCATGCCACTCTCCCCTGCGTCGCCGGCCGCCGCCCGGGCCGACCCGTGTCGGCCAACAAATGCCGTCAGCCTTGAGCCGCGTCAATGATCGTGCCGTCGGGACCGCTATCTTGGTGCGACCGTCTCGGCAACATGGGGGGGTCGGCATGTCGTTTCGATCATCGGTCAGGTCAACGGCGCAGGAGGTGACAATCGGCGGCAAGCGGCTGGCCGGCCGGCTCGTCGTCCCGGACGGCGCCCGGGGCCTTGTCCTGTTCGCCCACGGCAGCGGTTCCAGTCGGCTCAGCCCGCGCAACGCCCACGTCGCCGAAGCCCTCAACGACCGCGGCCTCGCCACGCTGCTGTTCGACCTCCTGACCGAGGCGGAGGCGCGCGATCGCGCCAACGTGTTCGACATCCCCCTGCTCGGCGAACGGGTGATGGAAACGGTGTTCTGGACCCAGGACGAGCCGGCGACGCGCGATCTCCCCCTCGGCCTGTTCGGCGCCAGCACGGGTGCCGCGGCAGCCCTCGTCGCCGCCGCGGCCGTGCCCGAGACGGTCGCCGCTGTGGTCTCGCGCGGCGGCCGGCCGGACCTCGCCGCCTCGTACCTCGCACGGGTGCGCGCCCCAACGCTACTCATCGTCGGCGGCGACGACGACATGGTGATCGGCCTCAACGAGCAGGCCTATGCGCGCCTGACCTGCGAAAAGGCGCTGGTCGTCGTTCCCGGCGCCTCGCATCTGTTCGAGGAACCCGGCACGCTGGACGAGGTCATCCGCCAGGCCGGCGACTGGTTCGCCCGCCATCTGCTCGGAGAAGGATCATGAGCCATATCTTCGCCAACCGGCATGAGGCGGGCAAGGCGCTGGCCGACCGGCTCGTGCGCCGCGGCTACGTCGATCCGGTCGTGCTCGCCCTGCCGCGCGGCGGCGTGCCCGTCGCCGCGGTGATCGCCGATGCCCTCAACGCGCCTCTCGACCTCGTTCTGGTGCGCAAGATCGGCACGCCCGGCCAGCCGGAACTGGCGCTCGCCGCAGTGGTCGACGGCGACGAGCCGCAGTTGGTCGTCAACGAGGACGTGCGCCGCTACACCGGCGTCTCGGATGCAGAACTGGAGGCGATGAAGGCGCGGCAGCTTGCCGAGATCGAGCGCCGGCGCACGCTCTACCTCGCGGGCCGCGCCAAGGTGCCGGTCGAGGGCAGGACGGTGATCGTGGTCGACGACGGCATCGCGACCGGCGCGACCGTGCGCGCCGCGCTCAAGGGCCTGCGCCGGCAGAAGCCCGCGCGTCTCATCCTCGCCGTTCCGGTCGCGCCCGCCGACACGCTCGCCCGCCTGCGGCCCGAAGTCGACGAGACGGTCTGCCTGGAAACCCCCGCACCGTTCTATGCGATCGGCTTCTACTATCTGGATTTCACCCAGGTCGATGACGATGAGGTCATCGACCTGCTGGCCCGCCATGGCAGGCCGCCCGCAGCCCGTCAACAGGCGGACTGACGTCCCCGGCACTGCGGCGCGCGGCCGGGCATGAGCCAGGCCATGAACTCTGTCATGGTCATGGTTATGGTTATGGTTATGGGCATGGGCATGGGCGCGCGGCATGCTACAAGGCGTCGCTGGCTGCAGGAGCCATCGCAGCGCAGCAGTCCGGGGAGCCACGACAACCGACATGCACACGGCTACACGGCCCGTTACCCCGCCGGAGGATAGCCACGGCCTGACTGCGGACGAGGTCCTCGCCCGCCTCTCCGTCGACGCCCGGACTGGTCTTGATGACGCCGAGGTCGAGGCACGCCTTGCCCGCTTCGGCCCGAACCAGCTCGAACGGCGCGCGACGATCGGGGTCCTCGCCCTGCTGGCGCATCAGGTCAGCAGCCCCGTCGTCTA from Polymorphum gilvum SL003B-26A1 carries:
- a CDS encoding universal stress protein, with the protein product MSITTILVHVETDANARSRLEFAAAMARDHDASLIGFAGAGVQPVITGDGMYPIDGVYWQQMREEVEAALHQARELFLSVASGGFEASWRQDLAGPGVGLARAAAAADLVVSGTPQGASVSDVFRRADPGSLVLGTGRPVLFAAEGAVYRRPKTAVVAWKDTIEARRAVSAALPCLRPAERVLVAAVGTGDPDSLSDVVRLLMRHGVRAEAKAVGEADAPEEELVELALREGADLIVSGAYGHSRLREWAFGGFTRTLLDDDRLNRLMMG
- a CDS encoding L,D-transpeptidase; the encoded protein is MAVWLIAAVMLMATVAPMRALAASVLVHIDLSDQEMQVSVGGRLVHTWPVSTARRGYRTPTGRYRPTRLARVWYSTIYDYAPMPYSIFFKGGYAIHGTTEIRNLGRPASHGCVRLHPDNARALFELIEANGKASTEIVIVP
- a CDS encoding helix-hairpin-helix domain-containing protein, which produces MPRAGTQGRDDGAERPDGRGREVVAGNLAVAAKLRAYADLLEQQGADGFREKAYRRAADTVAALDRPVGEILDEEGRAGLIALPGVGKGIAGAIAEMVASGRWAQLERLSGELSPEKLFQTIPGIGPKLAERLAGELHLETLEDLEAALHLEAAPLKGLGPRRREAITAILAERLGRPALRSQGGDVPQPNVGLLLQVDDMYRTRAAAGTLRKIAPKRFNPTGEAWLPVLHARHDDWHFTALYSNTKLAHQLDRTHDWVVIYFQQEGHGEGRCTVVTESHGPMKGRRVVRGRERDCQEAAGLA
- a CDS encoding HPF/RaiA family ribosome-associated protein, with the protein product MQSPPNITFRHLERTPEVEEHIHRRIEELQKYHPRIVSCDVVIDAPQKTHVTGREFKVHLTVHVPGPDIHVSRSLGRSEAAEDLNLAIHKVFDAARRELKEQERKMGAVEVKHHAPVLHGTIDRLFEGEGYGFIRADDGREVYFGRDSMTAGDWTALKVDTKVRFREESGDKGPYAASVAVVG
- a CDS encoding c-type cytochrome, with product MAGGIAALVAGSLALLVVAAPAGADEAARRGEAVVEQWCRMCHLRADQEPDPDLAPPYEDIVMIPGRDRAYFERFLEEDHFPMTTFRLFDHEKADVVAYLLALQERERRRQSAR
- a CDS encoding dienelactone hydrolase family protein gives rise to the protein MSFRSSVRSTAQEVTIGGKRLAGRLVVPDGARGLVLFAHGSGSSRLSPRNAHVAEALNDRGLATLLFDLLTEAEARDRANVFDIPLLGERVMETVFWTQDEPATRDLPLGLFGASTGAAAALVAAAAVPETVAAVVSRGGRPDLAASYLARVRAPTLLIVGGDDDMVIGLNEQAYARLTCEKALVVVPGASHLFEEPGTLDEVIRQAGDWFARHLLGEGS
- a CDS encoding phosphoribosyltransferase, producing the protein MSHIFANRHEAGKALADRLVRRGYVDPVVLALPRGGVPVAAVIADALNAPLDLVLVRKIGTPGQPELALAAVVDGDEPQLVVNEDVRRYTGVSDAELEAMKARQLAEIERRRTLYLAGRAKVPVEGRTVIVVDDGIATGATVRAALKGLRRQKPARLILAVPVAPADTLARLRPEVDETVCLETPAPFYAIGFYYLDFTQVDDDEVIDLLARHGRPPAARQQAD